In Actinomycetota bacterium, a single genomic region encodes these proteins:
- a CDS encoding ROK family protein, which produces IGTGFGVCVVRDGGPVGRGVVGGGILGGQIPISEATDGPVDTSGRPDSIEAFCRADRIVAEAGSRFSSVQEVFEAHRSGDQDASAALDRYRRHLARAVAALAHAHAPEVVVLGGGPMTEDTPILDGLQQLVDERAWPGYSVEVRRASLGDAAALAGLAHLSR; this is translated from the coding sequence GATCGGGACCGGGTTCGGCGTCTGCGTCGTCCGGGATGGCGGGCCGGTGGGCAGGGGCGTGGTCGGAGGGGGGATCCTGGGAGGCCAGATCCCCATCTCGGAGGCGACCGACGGGCCCGTCGACACGAGCGGACGTCCCGACTCGATCGAGGCCTTCTGCCGGGCCGACCGTATCGTCGCCGAGGCGGGTTCCAGGTTCAGCTCCGTGCAGGAGGTGTTCGAAGCCCATCGCTCCGGAGACCAGGACGCGTCAGCCGCCCTCGACCGCTACCGCCGCCACCTCGCCCGGGCGGTGGCCGCCCTCGCCCACGCCCACGCCCCCGAGGTGGTCGTCCTGGGGGGTGGACCGATGACCGAGGACACGCCGATCCTGGACGGGCTACAGCAGCTCGTCGACGAACGGGCGTGGCCCGGCTACAGCGTCGAGGTGCGTCGGGCCTCCCTGGGGGACGCCGCCGCCCTGGCCGGTCTCGCGCACCTCTCGAGATGA